The following proteins are encoded in a genomic region of Stegostoma tigrinum isolate sSteTig4 chromosome 2, sSteTig4.hap1, whole genome shotgun sequence:
- the LOC125466106 gene encoding protein asteroid homolog 1-like isoform X1 — translation MGVHGLMTYIGENHNFFNNVKIQNTRIVIDGNSLFHRLYFDSGLDLQYGGEYDLLTDIICKFFEALSVCNIGPYVVFDGGCDCTDKKFETLKQRAREKIQKARVISRGGGGMLLPLLSPEVFKQVLLQLQIPFVQCHSEADRDIVTLANQWACPVVSLDSDFCIFDLKAGYCPLNYFKWQNIITPNDHSGSYILAQCFSIDNFCKHFNLVNKALLPLFAVLNGNDYVNIPPLETFLSQVHINAKTSCSGRKNMRIQGLLNWLSKFSDPKEAIENILKCLKQNEREGIRKILFSLIDEYTQSEVDLTKFFQNKDLRAYVPIALASKAPEWMCLALMKGELAPFLSDCLILKRAFLHNQVENAGRPSSNRCSLYIRQVIYGLLLCTSEPCPDLTLDLSSRVLVQAGIDEERFNKMPCVDEFDRYEQTLRKSSVQAVLKRFNANEIYSLQRLPEVNAHQKYKISLSDRISFLLDVLSAKPDVLALPAHLQLTVAVTCYWVVHAEPKVTLHHLQALLLCIVTGELNKIIHKPGNSGSDEKSIRMVHDRLSQVKERKQQMWNLDVDVAHVFCQWQSCLLMGIYLNQLLCSALPVPDITRLYSGTSVHRLYQTLKSTVAAEDLLKGSLIAGEIYHELLHTVIITLPADFFQKINKSKHRSRVKVNEKQTTNSTGSLSKDNQRLCAWPDTNNRFAALTTEEF, via the exons ATGGGTGTCCATGGATTGATGACCTACATTGGAGAAAATCATAATTTTTTTAATAATGTCAAGATACAAAATACAAGAATTGTGATCGATGGCAATAGCTTATTTCATAGACTTTACTTTGATTCTGGTCTCGATCTTCAGTATGGAGGTGAATATGATTTGTTGACtgacatcatctgcaaattttttgaGGCCTTGTCTGTCTGTAATATTGGGCCATATGTGGTGTTTGATGGTGGATGCGATTGCACCGATAAGAAGTTCGAAACTCTCAAACAGCGGGCCAGGGAAAAAATCCAAAAAGCACGTGTCATCTCGAGAGGTGGTGGAGGAATGCTGCTACCGCTGCTGAGCCCTGAAGTTTTTAAACAAGTTTTACTGCAGTTGCAAATACCTTTCGTCCAATGTCATTCAGAAGCAGACCGTGATATTGTAACTCTCGCTAATCAGTGGGCCTGCCCTGTTGTGTCGTTAGACAGCGATTTCTGTATCTTTGATTTGAAGGCTGGTTATTGTCCTCTCAATTACTTTAAGTGGCAAAACATAATTACTCCAAATGACCATTCTGGATCCTACATTTTGGCCCAGTGTTTCTCCATTGACAATTTCTGTAAACATTTTAACCTCGTAAACAAAGCCCTACTGCCTCTGTTTGCAGTGTTGAATGGCAATGATTACGTGAATATACCTCCCTTGGAGACCTTTCTCTCCCAAGTGCATATCAATGCAAAGACATCTTGTTCAGGAAGGAAAAATATGCGGATTCAAGGTCTTCTGAACTGGCTGTCCAAGTTTTCTGATCCAAAGGAGGCTATAGAAAACATTCTTAAATGTCTGAAACAGAATGAACGTGAAGGGATCCGAAAAATTCTCTTCTCTCTCATTGATGAATATACTCAGTCAGAAGTGGATCTTACAAAGTTCTTTCAGAATAAAGACTTAAGAGCTTACGTTCCCATTGCCTTGGCCAGCAAAGCCCCAGAATGGATGTGCCTTGCCCTGATGAAAGGAGAGTTAGCCCCTTTTCTTAGTGACTGCTTGATCTTAAAGAGAGCATTTTTGCACAATCAGGTGGAGAATGCTGGCAGACCCAGCAGTAATAGATGCTCATTGTATATTCGTCAGGTCATTTATGGACTGTTGCTGTGTACCAGCGAGCCTTGTCCTGATCTAACGTTGGACTTATCAAGTAGGGTTTTGGTACAGGCAGGCATTGACGAAGAAAGGTTCAACAAAATGCCTTGTGTGGATGAATTTGATAGGTACGAACAAACACTGAGAAAATCTAGTGTCCAAGCGGTGCTGAAAAGATTCAATGCAAATGAAATCTATTCATTGCAAAGACTACCTGAGGTGAATGCGCATCAAAAATATAAA atTTCTCTGTCGGACAGAATCAGTTTTCTACTGGATGTTCTGAGCGCGAAACCCGATGTGCTAGCCTTGCCAGCTCACCTGCAGCTAACAGTTGCTGTGACATGCTACTGGGTGGTTCATGCTGAACCCAAAGTGACATTGCACCATCTTCAGGCTCTGCTGCTCTGCATTGTAACTGGAGAACTGAATAAAATAATACATAAGCCAG GTAACAGTGGCTCTGATGAGAAGAGCATCAGAATGGTGCATGACAGACTGTCCCAAGTGAAAGAAAGGAAGCAGCAAATGTGGAACCTGGATGTAGATGTGGCTCACGTGTTCTGTCAGTGGCAAAGTTGCCTTTTAATGGGAATCTACCTAAATCAGCTCCTGTGCAGTGCCCTTCCTGTGCCTGATATTACACG CCTCTATAGTGGGACTTCTGTGCATCGCTTGTACCAAACACTGAAATCTACGGTTGCCGCAGAGGATCTATTGAAAGGATCTCTGATTGCAGGTGAAATTTACCATGAGCTCCTGCACACAGTGATCATTACCCTACCAGCAGACTTCTTCCAGAAGATAAACAAGTCCAAACATAGGTCTCGAGTCAAagtgaatgaaaaacaaacaacTAATTCCACTGGATCATTGAGCAAGGATAATCAGAGACTGTGTGCCTGGCCTGATACAAATAATCGATTTGCAGCCTTGACAACTGAGGAGTTTTGA
- the LOC125466106 gene encoding protein asteroid homolog 1-like isoform X2: MGVHGLMTYIGENHNFFNNVKIQNTRIVIDGNSLFHRLYFDSGLDLQYGGEYDLLTDIICKFFEALSVCNIGPYVVFDGGCDCTDKKFETLKQRAREKIQKARVISRGGGGMLLPLLSPEVFKQVLLQLQIPFVQCHSEADRDIVTLANQWACPVVSLDSDFCIFDLKAGYCPLNYFKWQNIITPNDHSGSYILAQCFSIDNFCKHFNLVNKALLPLFAVLNGNDYVNIPPLETFLSQVHINAKTSCSGRKNMRIQGLLNWLSKFSDPKEAIENILKCLKQNEREGIRKILFSLIDEYTQSEVDLTKFFQNKDLRAYVPIALASKAPEWMCLALMKGELAPFLSDCLILKRAFLHNQVENAGRPSSNRCSLYIRQVIYGLLLCTSEPCPDLTLDLSSRVLVQAGIDEERFNKMPCVDEFDRYEQTLRKSSVQAVLKRFNANEIYSLQRLPEISLSDRISFLLDVLSAKPDVLALPAHLQLTVAVTCYWVVHAEPKVTLHHLQALLLCIVTGELNKIIHKPGNSGSDEKSIRMVHDRLSQVKERKQQMWNLDVDVAHVFCQWQSCLLMGIYLNQLLCSALPVPDITRLYSGTSVHRLYQTLKSTVAAEDLLKGSLIAGEIYHELLHTVIITLPADFFQKINKSKHRSRVKVNEKQTTNSTGSLSKDNQRLCAWPDTNNRFAALTTEEF, translated from the exons ATGGGTGTCCATGGATTGATGACCTACATTGGAGAAAATCATAATTTTTTTAATAATGTCAAGATACAAAATACAAGAATTGTGATCGATGGCAATAGCTTATTTCATAGACTTTACTTTGATTCTGGTCTCGATCTTCAGTATGGAGGTGAATATGATTTGTTGACtgacatcatctgcaaattttttgaGGCCTTGTCTGTCTGTAATATTGGGCCATATGTGGTGTTTGATGGTGGATGCGATTGCACCGATAAGAAGTTCGAAACTCTCAAACAGCGGGCCAGGGAAAAAATCCAAAAAGCACGTGTCATCTCGAGAGGTGGTGGAGGAATGCTGCTACCGCTGCTGAGCCCTGAAGTTTTTAAACAAGTTTTACTGCAGTTGCAAATACCTTTCGTCCAATGTCATTCAGAAGCAGACCGTGATATTGTAACTCTCGCTAATCAGTGGGCCTGCCCTGTTGTGTCGTTAGACAGCGATTTCTGTATCTTTGATTTGAAGGCTGGTTATTGTCCTCTCAATTACTTTAAGTGGCAAAACATAATTACTCCAAATGACCATTCTGGATCCTACATTTTGGCCCAGTGTTTCTCCATTGACAATTTCTGTAAACATTTTAACCTCGTAAACAAAGCCCTACTGCCTCTGTTTGCAGTGTTGAATGGCAATGATTACGTGAATATACCTCCCTTGGAGACCTTTCTCTCCCAAGTGCATATCAATGCAAAGACATCTTGTTCAGGAAGGAAAAATATGCGGATTCAAGGTCTTCTGAACTGGCTGTCCAAGTTTTCTGATCCAAAGGAGGCTATAGAAAACATTCTTAAATGTCTGAAACAGAATGAACGTGAAGGGATCCGAAAAATTCTCTTCTCTCTCATTGATGAATATACTCAGTCAGAAGTGGATCTTACAAAGTTCTTTCAGAATAAAGACTTAAGAGCTTACGTTCCCATTGCCTTGGCCAGCAAAGCCCCAGAATGGATGTGCCTTGCCCTGATGAAAGGAGAGTTAGCCCCTTTTCTTAGTGACTGCTTGATCTTAAAGAGAGCATTTTTGCACAATCAGGTGGAGAATGCTGGCAGACCCAGCAGTAATAGATGCTCATTGTATATTCGTCAGGTCATTTATGGACTGTTGCTGTGTACCAGCGAGCCTTGTCCTGATCTAACGTTGGACTTATCAAGTAGGGTTTTGGTACAGGCAGGCATTGACGAAGAAAGGTTCAACAAAATGCCTTGTGTGGATGAATTTGATAGGTACGAACAAACACTGAGAAAATCTAGTGTCCAAGCGGTGCTGAAAAGATTCAATGCAAATGAAATCTATTCATTGCAAAGACTACCTGAG atTTCTCTGTCGGACAGAATCAGTTTTCTACTGGATGTTCTGAGCGCGAAACCCGATGTGCTAGCCTTGCCAGCTCACCTGCAGCTAACAGTTGCTGTGACATGCTACTGGGTGGTTCATGCTGAACCCAAAGTGACATTGCACCATCTTCAGGCTCTGCTGCTCTGCATTGTAACTGGAGAACTGAATAAAATAATACATAAGCCAG GTAACAGTGGCTCTGATGAGAAGAGCATCAGAATGGTGCATGACAGACTGTCCCAAGTGAAAGAAAGGAAGCAGCAAATGTGGAACCTGGATGTAGATGTGGCTCACGTGTTCTGTCAGTGGCAAAGTTGCCTTTTAATGGGAATCTACCTAAATCAGCTCCTGTGCAGTGCCCTTCCTGTGCCTGATATTACACG CCTCTATAGTGGGACTTCTGTGCATCGCTTGTACCAAACACTGAAATCTACGGTTGCCGCAGAGGATCTATTGAAAGGATCTCTGATTGCAGGTGAAATTTACCATGAGCTCCTGCACACAGTGATCATTACCCTACCAGCAGACTTCTTCCAGAAGATAAACAAGTCCAAACATAGGTCTCGAGTCAAagtgaatgaaaaacaaacaacTAATTCCACTGGATCATTGAGCAAGGATAATCAGAGACTGTGTGCCTGGCCTGATACAAATAATCGATTTGCAGCCTTGACAACTGAGGAGTTTTGA
- the hscb gene encoding iron-sulfur cluster co-chaperone protein HscB, with amino-acid sequence MLCRLLWRVAPTVTFKVGAHSFAPGTQLPVPARGLRQPPRAAACLLLAAGRRAFCSGASGCWRCGAERAGAAAAEEDGGSAFFCPSCRALQPPDPRRDYFQLLGLPRRYRLQTEQLRRRLRHLQRDLHPDNFSRGSEDERRFSEEQSALVNEAYGTLLRPLSRGLYLLRLELPGEAGVGEEVESGPAGGGDPAFLAAVLHLNERLEEARGPEEIEQVSKEVEARLRELDEEVAGAFEAGRPREALPLLKQMRYWSSLGDRIKERLLPR; translated from the coding sequence ATGTTGTGCAGGCTGTTGTGGCGCGTGGCTCCAACTGTCACCTTCAAGGTGGGGGCCCACTCCTTCGCCCCCGGGACTCAGCTCCCCGTCCCGGCCCGGGGCCTTAGGCAGCCCCCTCGGGCCGCAGCCTGTCTGCTCCTCGCCGCCGGCCGCCGCGCTTTCTGCAGCGGGGCAAGCGGCTGCTGGCGGTGCGGGGCTGAGCGGGCCGGGGCGGCGGCGGCGGAGGAGGACGGCGGCTCGGCCTTTTTCTGCCCGTCCTGCCGGGCCCTGCAGCCCCCGGACCCGCGCCGCGACTACTTCCAGCTGCTGGGCCTCCCGCGCCGCTACCGCCTGCAGACCGAGCAGCTGCGGCGGAGGCTGCGCCATCTCCAGAGGGATCTGCACCCAGACAACTTCAGCCGCGGCTCCGAGGACGAGCGCCGCTTCTCGGAGGAGCAGTCGGCGTTAGTCAACGAGGCTTACGGGACTCTGCTGAGGCCTCTGTCCCGGGGCCTGTACCTCCTGCGGCTGGAGTTACCGGGGGAAGCCGGCGTCGGCGAGGAGGTGGAGAGCGGGCCGGCCGGCGGTGGGGATCCCGCCTTCCTGGCTGCCGTCCTGCACCTCAACGAGCGGCTGGAGGAGGCCCGGGGCCCGGAGGAGATCGAGCAGGTGTCCAAGGAAGTGGAGGCCCGGCTCCGGGAGCTGGACGAGGAGGTGGCCGGGGCCTTCGAAGCGGGACGCCCGCGGGAAGCTCTCCCGCTCCTGAAGCAGATGCGATATTGGAGTAGCCTCGGGGATCGGATAAAGGAGCGTCTGCTTCCCCGTTGA